The region CAGATGCATCTTGAACATAACTGATGAGGAGAGGAAGTTGAAGATTATTGACGTTGGGTGGTCATGTTATCTATGTTGGCGACCACCAGAATAAGAGTATGTCACATTTGGACATCATTGGAAGAGTGGTAGGTGAGAGGTACATCATATGCTTGTCAATCGTAGGATGTAGCCCAAATGTGTTTTACATAAGATTAACAATTGTGTTGTGTAGTGACCATGAACATCGGCACTCACCGGAACATGAGTCCCTCAGCTGTGACCATCATTGGAAGAGTGATGAGCGAGAtgaatataaaatatgctttcCAATCGTAAGATCTAGTCGAGGGGTGTTTCACACACGCTTGACAATTTAGGTTGCAGAGGTCGTGAAAAAAAAGTCCTTCAGTTTGTATTTATAGATTTTATTCACCACTTTTCTAATCCTTTTTTTCTCAAGTTCATCTCATAATAATCAATTTCTTAACAATGTAATTCGATTGGTTTGAGTCACTGACTTTCATAAAAATTTGCCCAATTACTCTAGGACATACGAGTCTAATGGAAAATTGATTATTATATGACACCACCAGATCGTTAATCTGATTTCTGTTGGTTTGAGCTGTATTGAATAACACTATTTAACTGAATCACTTCACATTAAACCCTAGTCAAATCAATTGCAATCAGTTCGGTTCTCTAGTTTATTCTTCCATCCCTTCCCAATCACCCAattagtttttttctttcttgacaTTAGTCCTTTATTTTTACACATTTCAAACTTTACTATTTATAActcttttcaattttatttttttctaaatcaCTTTTGACAAGTTTGTAAAGTATTTAGACACACTATCCATTTTTCTTATCAAATTCTAGAAAAAGTGGCTAATTACATCTACATTTATtactttttgaaattaattacatCTACATTAATCACCCTTAATGGGGGATATTGGAGTATATCTTATGCCATTTGAAGTGTCACATTTGtgattaaaaaacattaatttaaCCTTGTTCATCATCATAATTTTTTCTCTCAAGCATTAAGAAACATTAATTTTCCCGaaaaagagaacaaaagttGAATCGTGGATTTGAGGTTGCTCTCTCACAAATCACGTCCCATTCCTTCCTTCCCCAAGAGGACAAGCATCAGAATCAAACACTTGCCAAGTTGTTGTCATTTCATCCACTACAACACGCATTGCTGTCTCCCAAGGTTTCTGCTTTTCATTTGTTTCATGATCCAAAtccatttttttgttatttttccttTCTGGGTATCTCAATTTCCtgtgtgaattttttttcttccaccCTTCCTGATGGGCATCTGAGTTTTGAAGGCTAACTGTGGATTTTTCataatttgtgattttttttttctgattaattGCTTGCAAGAACAAATTTGAAGTACATGATTTTTTGATCTTTGATTTGTTACATTTTAACTCAGAATTTGTTGCATCATATTGATTATTTATGTATATGTGGATGTAACAGGGCTGCTATTGGTGGTTGATCTCATCTCAGACATCTTCTATGTGGTTTTCATCACTGGAAGGAAAGCTATAATTTATGATTTAAACTTGGAAAATTTTCTGTTGTTTTAAAAGCTTTCACTCTTGAGGGTGTAGTAGTGTAGAGCTTGATTCATTGATTGTATTTAATGAATGACGAGTTGGGGTTCACCCAAAGGTTCTCCTAGAATGTCTTCACATCCAAGGCCTCTTTCTTGGATTGTAGTTGTAGTGGGAGCATTGGCAGTTTTCTTGTTTTATGCTTCATGGGTTCTTTTATCGTCCCCAGTTGGTTCGACGGTTCAGGGGTATTTTTATGGTGTAGGTAGTTCAGAGAAGTTAGGCTTTTCGGTTTCTCAATTAAATGAAGCTGCTGTTGATCCTCACTTGAGTAAAAGTTCAGATCTTGTTGATAACAAACCGTCTTTTGATCCAAAATCTACCACAACCTCCACCGATCGGTCTGATGATGGTGTGGTGGAAAAAACTGATGCAACATCAAACTCACAAGTAGACTCAAGTGAGCCTGCTTCAGTGAAAGTTCCGGTGACCAAGGAGGTGAATGGCGCGGAAACTTCTGATAAGGAAGTTATTAATTCACAAGAACAGGTGACTTCATCTGGTGACGGTTCAGATGCGGCCAGTATTAGCTTGCCTGCTCAAACAAATCCACAAGTTGTTTTGACTTCGAACGTGACAGGTAGTGTTAGAACTGAGGAACCCACTTCTGCAGTTTTGAATGATCAGTCTGGTGCTGCAATTAAAACATCAGATGAGACCTCTTCTGATGGTTCCACATCAACAGCTGTTCCAACATCAGTAGAGAAGCCAAATAACACATCCAATGCTGGTTCAGCTGATTCAGGTAGTTGTCATATTTTCCTCTGCACTAGCTTGTTTTCAATGTATCATTGTATTCAGTGTTTACCATTCTTGTTATACGTACTTGATAATAACATAAATTGTCTTGTTCTTCTTTACTTCACTCTCTTTTGGAAACACATTGTGTGTAGTGAAATAGTTTcgttttattaatttaaagtaATTACTATTGTCATTTAACTTTCGACTGTGATCTGGTTAATGTAACACCAATTTTATCATCCGTCTAGTAAATTTCTGACAATAAACTAAGCAAGAGATATGTTTAGTCTTTAACACATTTTTTATACATGCTGCTTCACATATTTGAAGTTATGATTTTATGGATTCGGCTAGAGAGAGAAATTCCTTTTTGggtaaaaatgtattttttcagTGGGCAATAATAGCAATAGTGGTCTCACTGTCCATATATTTCTGTGAGTACAGCAATGAGGGCTTGAAATGAGATTTAATGCTTCGGCCAGTttagcttgattttagtgtgaCTGTTAAGTAACCTCTCTTTTACCTTGGTGGTCTTTGTTTAAGTTCTCAACTGTGTTTATTAAGAGTTTTGTGAAAATTAGTACTTTTTCTTTGGCTTGGGATAGGGAGCATAATCAGACTAAGTTGTGAGTTGGAAGGTATGCACCATTGAAAGTGGTCCAAATTGTAGTATTATGGAGGCAACTGTCGCTGACATTACCATAGTGGAATACAGTTATTTTTCCACCCATTAGAACTTTACTCTTTTTAGTAAAAGTTGATTATGACGGCTTGTCAAGTCCGTCACTTGCAAAATATTTGACTCAATGTCACTCATGCAAGCCCACAGAGATTCATCATTCATTCCCTtccaatttttactctttgagGTTCCAAGGTTCAATTACGGGTGGATTTTCATGTCATTCATTACTTTTGTCCCTTTTTATGACCCCTGATATGTGCACAAGGCTCCATATACTGCCTTATTTGTTGTCAAGTGATCCAACAAACTTTGATGCAATCTTTCAATTTAAGCACTGTTTTATGGTCTGTTACATAGGTTTGGTAATAACTTATAACAAGGAGCCCAAAACTCTGGCAGAGTACAGTTGTGTCACTACGGTTTTAACTTGACAACTTCTTACGGTATAGGGCTACATTTATGGCTTTGCTTTGGTGTTATTTTACCATTGTGGCATACAGTTATTTTTCCACCCATTAGAACTTCACTGTTTTTGGTAAAAGTTGATTATGACGGCTTGTCAACTCCGTCACATGCAAAATATTCGACTCAATGTCACTCATGCAAGCCCACAGAGATTCATCATTCATTTCCATCCAAATTTTACTCTTTGAGGTTCCAAGGTTCAATTACGGGTGGATTTTCATGTCATTCATTACTTTTGTCCCTTTTTATGGCCCCTAATATGTGCATAAGGCTCCATATACTGACTTATTTGTTGTCAAGTGATCCAGCGAACTTAGATGCATCCTTTCAATTGAAGCATTGTTTTATGGTTTGTTACATAGGTTTTAGTAATAACTTATAATTATAGCAAGGAGCCCAAAACTCTGGCAGAGTACAGTCGTGTCTCTACGGTTTTAACTTGACAATCTCTTATGGTAAAGGGCTACATTTATGGCTTTGCTTTGGTGTTGTTCATGGTTGCTTCAAGGCAGTTGCCATCTCTATTGTGCAGAAAAATGGGAAGCTTTGCTGcactttcaaatttcaatagTTGTGTTTTTTCTCTTTGAAGAAAGATGTGATTCTCCTGTTATGAACTTACTGTTAACCCTTTCAGGTCGATAAATTAAAGTTTTTCAACCTTGAGCAGTTTATGTTTCTTTCCCCTCTTTGACCTCAGATACCTCTTAATCACTTGTTTAGTTGTTCTTGCATAGGTTACTGTGTTGAGCAAGTAATCTATACTGTTGCACAGCTTTAATGAGCGTTAACATCTCCATAAAGTCAGGATTTGTCAATTTGCTTTGGGAAAAAGGAAAGGAAGGTTTGGGGTGTTTAGTTGTCTAGTTTGTCTGTTTGgtaaatttatagaaattttttGGTCAAGAAAACCTCTGGGATAGATTGACATATTGATAATTGGTTGTTCGCTGTTCCTTATTTCTTTATGCAGTAGACCGATATCATTTTCTGTTTTTCTATTTTACGTTTCCCTttatacaaacaaaaaaaaaaatttccgaCAAAAAGTAAAGGGGTGTCAGGTGTGGAAAATATGGATTTAAAGTTGAATTTAGAGTAGTTTAACCTTTATGGACTACTGAGTacaaatgaaatatataatttaattatttggtTTATGAGTTTATGAAGCATACTACAATTTAAGCCCTCCATTGTCCGGATTTGGCTGGTAACTAGGACACAGACACAAATACATAGACAGACATAGGTTACTGGGTTATCAGTGGCCTTGCTTTCAACTAGTTTTTCTAAAGGAAGGAGATTTCtgctatatatttttaaatattctcAACATATGTAAATTGTGAGTAGCCGCATCTAATCTTATTACTAAGAATTTCTCAGTAGTAAACAGGAATAACCTTTATTCTAATAATATTGGTTGCACTTACTCTGTATAAGTTTTTAATTTGTGTTTTCCACTCTATCGCGTAGGCTGTGATCTGTACCATGGAAATTGGATTCATGATCCGTCAGGACCATTATATACAAACAATTCGTGCCCTCTGATTACACAGATGCAGAATTGCCAGGGTAATGGGAGACCTGACAAGGATTATGAGAACTGGAGATGGAAGCCCTTTCAGTGTGACATCCCACGATTTGACCCAAAGAAATTTTTGGAGCTGATGAGAGGGAGGACATTGGCTTTCATTGGAGATTCAGTAGCTCGAAACCAGATGGAATCAATGCTATGTATTCTCTGGCaggttatttttcttttggattccTTATTGATCTGATTTGCAAGGAAAATAAAATGATCTCAAGATGATAATAATATTCACTGTTTTGCTGACTTGTCATTGTTAATATCTTCTCATTGTTGCTGCATATTTTGCGATTTTGGATTTTCTAGAACTTTGGGTACAAGTTAaatatttgtattttattttgaagctGGTAATTCTATGTGCTTGCGTGTGAGCATCTATTTTGCCGGAGAAGCTTAACTTAAAATATGGTACTTTCAGGTCGAGGTACCGAAGAACCGGGGGAACCGTAACATGCAGCGATATTATTTTAGGTCCACACAAGTAATGATTGTCCGGATATGGTCATCATGGCTTGTCAAGTTAACATCTGAACCATTTGATTTTGCTCCAGCTGGTGTGGACAAGCTCCATCTTGATGCCCCTGATGAGAAATTGATGGAATACATTCCGCAATTCGATGTGGTTGTTCTTTCTTCCGGTCACTGGTTCGCCAAGCAGTCTGTGTATATTCTGAACAATGAGATAGTGGGAGGACAGTTATGGTGGCCAGACAAGTCCAAGCAAATGAAGGTCAACAACATCAAAGCATATGGTATCTCTGTTGAAACAATTCTTGCTGCTCTTGCTACACATCCAAATTACACAGGGCTTGTGATTGTGCGTTCTTATTCTCCCGACCATTACGAGGGTGGGGCATGGAACACAGGTGGGTCATGCACTGGGAAGGTTAAGCCTATTGCAATAGGTGAACTGGTGGAAAATGGGTTCACAAATACAATGCATGAGCAACAAGTTACAGGCTTTAACAGAGCAATGAAAAGGGCTACAAATAGAGCAAAGTTGAGGTTGATGGATATCACTGAAGCCTTTCAATACAGGCATGATGGTCATCCTGGTCCTTATAGGAGTCCTGACCCAAATAAGCTCACAAAACGCGGCCCAGATGG is a window of Lotus japonicus ecotype B-129 chromosome 5, LjGifu_v1.2 DNA encoding:
- the LOC130718059 gene encoding protein YLS7-like — encoded protein: MTSWGSPKGSPRMSSHPRPLSWIVVVVGALAVFLFYASWVLLSSPVGSTVQGYFYGVGSSEKLGFSVSQLNEAAVDPHLSKSSDLVDNKPSFDPKSTTTSTDRSDDGVVEKTDATSNSQVDSSEPASVKVPVTKEVNGAETSDKEVINSQEQVTSSGDGSDAASISLPAQTNPQVVLTSNVTGSVRTEEPTSAVLNDQSGAAIKTSDETSSDGSTSTAVPTSVEKPNNTSNAGSADSGCDLYHGNWIHDPSGPLYTNNSCPLITQMQNCQGNGRPDKDYENWRWKPFQCDIPRFDPKKFLELMRGRTLAFIGDSVARNQMESMLCILWQVEVPKNRGNRNMQRYYFRSTQVMIVRIWSSWLVKLTSEPFDFAPAGVDKLHLDAPDEKLMEYIPQFDVVVLSSGHWFAKQSVYILNNEIVGGQLWWPDKSKQMKVNNIKAYGISVETILAALATHPNYTGLVIVRSYSPDHYEGGAWNTGGSCTGKVKPIAIGELVENGFTNTMHEQQVTGFNRAMKRATNRAKLRLMDITEAFQYRHDGHPGPYRSPDPNKLTKRGPDGRPPPQDCLHWCMPGPVDTWNELVFEIIKSEYEGRIAS